A portion of the Faecalibacterium sp. I3-3-89 genome contains these proteins:
- the rsmA gene encoding 16S rRNA (adenine(1518)-N(6)/adenine(1519)-N(6))-dimethyltransferase RsmA, with protein MPELTDLSVIRTLCEKYDFALSKGFGQNFIINPGLPPKIVDASGVDKNWGVLEIGPGIGVLTKELASRAAKVVSIEVDERLPPLLAETMAGVDNFKLVLQDVLKVDLRALIEEEFPGMPVAVCANLPYYITSPIVMKLLGDRLPIQNLTVMVQKEAADRLAAAPGTRASSAISCAVSYYATSKLMFTAAPGSFYPAPKVTSAVVRMDIRPAPAVQVEDEDGYFALIRAAFGQRRKTAANAIASGLGLPKEKVIAAIEAAGFDARIRPEALTLENFAAIQRAMAAQ; from the coding sequence ATGCCGGAGCTGACCGACCTCTCCGTGATCCGTACCCTGTGCGAAAAATACGATTTTGCGCTTTCCAAGGGTTTTGGACAGAACTTCATCATCAATCCCGGCCTGCCTCCGAAGATCGTGGATGCCAGCGGCGTCGATAAGAACTGGGGCGTGCTGGAGATCGGCCCCGGCATCGGCGTGCTGACCAAAGAGCTGGCCAGCCGCGCCGCCAAGGTGGTGTCCATCGAGGTGGACGAGCGTCTGCCGCCTCTGCTGGCCGAAACAATGGCTGGTGTGGATAATTTTAAGCTGGTATTACAGGATGTTTTGAAAGTGGATCTCCGTGCCCTCATTGAGGAGGAGTTCCCCGGGATGCCGGTGGCCGTCTGCGCCAATCTGCCCTACTACATCACCAGCCCCATCGTCATGAAGCTGCTGGGCGACCGCCTGCCCATCCAGAACCTGACGGTCATGGTGCAGAAGGAGGCCGCCGACCGTCTGGCCGCTGCGCCCGGCACCCGCGCCTCCAGCGCCATCAGCTGTGCTGTGAGCTACTACGCCACCTCCAAGCTGATGTTTACTGCCGCGCCGGGCAGTTTCTACCCGGCCCCAAAAGTCACCAGCGCCGTTGTGCGGATGGACATCCGCCCCGCTCCTGCCGTGCAGGTGGAGGATGAGGACGGTTACTTTGCCCTCATCCGCGCGGCCTTTGGCCAGCGCCGCAAGACCGCCGCCAACGCCATCGCCAGTGGTCTCGGTCTGCCAAAGGAGAAGGTCATCGCCGCCATCGAGGCGGCGGGCTTTGATGCCCGCATCCGCCCTGAGGCCCTGACCCTCGAGAACTTCGCCGCCATCCAGCGGGCAATGGCTGCACAGTAA
- a CDS encoding MATE family efflux transporter, producing MHSPSQADETARSALQFEKMTKTPVPKLILGLAAPTILSMLITSIYNLADTFFVGQLSTSASGAVGVVSSLMAIIQALGFMLGHGAGGIISRSLGNQDTHAATKFASTSFFTALVFGIVLAGVGLSNLPGFMMLLGSTDTILPHACAYARPILIAAPLMMSSLVMNNILRYEGKASFAMIGLVTGGVLNILLDPIFIFGFGMGTGGAGVATALSQSIGFCILLSMFLRGRTVSQFRITKVTRSARDFGLIFFNGAPSFGRQGLNSIGSMLLNVAARSYGDAAVAGMSIVSRIFQFLLSVAIGVGQGLQPVAAFNYGARRFARVRQAAIFTISTAFCFVTVLNILCWFNAEPLIRLFRDDPAVTAVALPALRYQCIAMFLQPVIIVTNMMFQSIGKSGRATFLACCRQGICFIPLILTLPRIWGLPGIELCQPIADALTFCISMPFLLPFLKELGEKGDEA from the coding sequence ATGCATTCCCCGTCCCAAGCCGATGAGACCGCGCGCAGTGCGCTCCAGTTCGAGAAGATGACCAAGACCCCTGTGCCGAAGCTCATCCTCGGCCTCGCCGCGCCCACCATCCTGAGTATGCTCATCACCAGCATCTACAATCTGGCCGACACCTTCTTTGTGGGCCAGCTGTCCACCAGCGCGTCGGGCGCGGTGGGCGTCGTGTCCAGCCTCATGGCCATCATTCAGGCCCTCGGCTTCATGCTAGGCCATGGCGCAGGCGGAATCATCAGCCGCAGCCTCGGCAATCAGGACACCCACGCCGCCACCAAGTTCGCCTCCACCAGCTTCTTCACGGCACTGGTCTTCGGCATCGTGCTGGCGGGGGTCGGCCTTTCCAACCTGCCCGGCTTCATGATGCTGCTGGGCAGCACCGACACCATCCTGCCCCACGCCTGCGCCTATGCGCGGCCCATCCTCATCGCTGCGCCCCTCATGATGTCCAGCCTTGTGATGAACAACATCCTGCGCTACGAGGGCAAGGCCAGCTTCGCCATGATCGGCCTTGTCACCGGCGGCGTGCTCAACATCCTGCTGGACCCCATCTTTATCTTCGGCTTCGGCATGGGCACCGGCGGCGCGGGTGTCGCCACCGCTCTGAGCCAGAGCATCGGCTTCTGTATCCTGCTGTCTATGTTCCTGCGGGGCAGGACGGTGAGCCAGTTCCGCATCACGAAAGTCACCCGCAGCGCCCGGGACTTCGGCCTCATCTTCTTCAACGGTGCACCCAGCTTTGGCCGTCAGGGCCTGAACAGCATCGGCAGTATGCTGCTGAACGTCGCAGCCCGCAGCTACGGCGACGCCGCCGTGGCCGGCATGAGCATCGTGTCCCGCATCTTCCAGTTCCTGCTGTCGGTGGCCATCGGCGTCGGGCAGGGCCTGCAGCCTGTGGCGGCGTTCAACTACGGCGCACGCCGCTTCGCCCGGGTGCGGCAGGCGGCCATCTTCACCATCTCGACGGCCTTCTGCTTCGTCACGGTGCTGAACATCCTCTGCTGGTTCAATGCCGAGCCTCTCATCCGCCTCTTCCGCGATGACCCCGCTGTCACCGCCGTGGCCCTGCCCGCTCTGCGGTATCAGTGCATCGCCATGTTCTTACAGCCTGTCATCATCGTCACCAACATGATGTTCCAGTCCATCGGCAAATCGGGCCGGGCCACCTTCCTCGCCTGCTGCCGTCAGGGCATCTGCTTCATCCCCCTCATCCTTACCCTGCCCCGCATCTGGGGCCTGCCCGGCATCGAGCTGTGCCAGCCCATCGCCGACGCCCTCACCTTCTGCATCTCGATGCCCTTCCTCCTGCCCTTCCTGAAAGAGCTGGGAGAAAAAGGGGACGAAGCTTGA
- a CDS encoding DUF5046 domain-containing protein has translation MKTALLRLRCRAACLVLAGGLLTSCSLLPAASPRPEGTAASQAPQYYSESWLTDDALHFIYSYAGNGGGTILRGGKVLYQGSRSDSVQLVRNTLTGEADYYLVSHSTPGTEERTSTLYDADGSAVMAFPYAVNATLSGGLLILRDDADVWAFESGATGGIRVYDLATGAELPVPETALDCLVVDEGGQRLIFNCYDLPEGLTYAYDDPDQPLHQYVLVTDREGNVLLREDGCTAQSLASYRGSFADWLTLSWFRGADWGIAREGLYNILTGQLLTGEDDSSASACGVGIACLQSRQDSHSILYDLNSDEAVELGRFDWCVMDHTPGCVTLLGSDDPDNPYTLIDLASGEKTAVQRCDRDYHSGNVAVLTADNVLKVYDGTTGALLTDVEVTPIEEARHVSVTALPGGYALLQYDDEDYNTLAIQTYGGEGLLWSSADETEQYTYVSYLTNTANGPLLTAHRDNSDSSNLSDVLDMEGSVLLRRLGSCYSIDGLPDDCFIARQGFDYGLMDSTGQWLYRESIFSSPGDDSGGGYLY, from the coding sequence ATGAAGACCGCTCTGCTTCGACTCCGCTGCCGCGCCGCCTGCCTTGTGCTGGCAGGCGGACTGCTGACGAGCTGTTCGCTGCTGCCCGCGGCGTCGCCCCGGCCCGAGGGGACGGCGGCATCGCAGGCACCGCAGTATTACAGTGAATCGTGGCTCACCGACGATGCGCTCCATTTCATTTATTCCTACGCTGGCAACGGCGGCGGCACCATCCTCCGGGGCGGGAAAGTGCTCTATCAGGGCAGCCGCTCCGACAGCGTCCAGCTGGTGCGGAACACCCTCACCGGCGAGGCAGACTACTATCTTGTCTCCCACTCCACCCCCGGCACCGAGGAGCGCACCTCCACCCTCTACGACGCCGACGGCAGCGCCGTCATGGCCTTTCCCTATGCCGTGAACGCCACCCTCTCGGGCGGGCTGCTCATCCTGCGGGACGACGCCGACGTCTGGGCCTTTGAGAGCGGTGCCACCGGCGGCATCCGGGTGTACGACCTCGCCACCGGGGCCGAGCTGCCCGTGCCGGAAACGGCCCTTGACTGTCTCGTGGTGGATGAGGGCGGCCAGCGCCTCATCTTCAACTGCTACGACCTGCCCGAGGGCCTCACCTACGCCTACGACGACCCCGACCAGCCCCTGCATCAATACGTCCTCGTCACCGACCGGGAGGGCAATGTGCTGCTGCGGGAGGACGGCTGCACGGCCCAGAGCCTTGCGTCGTATCGCGGCAGCTTCGCCGACTGGCTGACCTTGAGCTGGTTTCGCGGCGCAGACTGGGGCATCGCCCGGGAAGGGCTTTACAACATCCTCACTGGCCAGCTGCTCACCGGCGAGGACGACAGCTCCGCCTCTGCCTGCGGCGTCGGCATCGCCTGCCTCCAGAGCCGTCAGGACAGCCACTCCATCCTCTACGACCTGAACAGCGACGAGGCCGTGGAGCTGGGCCGCTTCGACTGGTGCGTGATGGACCACACGCCCGGCTGTGTCACCCTCCTCGGCAGCGATGACCCGGATAACCCCTACACCCTCATCGACCTCGCCAGCGGCGAAAAAACCGCTGTCCAGCGGTGCGACAGGGACTATCACTCCGGCAATGTCGCCGTCCTGACAGCGGACAACGTCCTGAAGGTCTACGACGGCACCACCGGCGCACTCCTGACCGATGTGGAGGTGACACCCATTGAAGAGGCTCGTCATGTCAGTGTGACGGCCCTGCCCGGCGGCTATGCCCTGCTGCAATATGACGACGAGGACTACAATACCCTCGCCATCCAGACCTACGGCGGCGAAGGGCTGCTCTGGTCGTCTGCTGACGAGACGGAGCAGTACACCTACGTCTCCTACCTCACCAACACCGCCAACGGCCCTCTGCTCACAGCCCACCGGGACAACAGCGACTCGTCGAACCTCTCCGACGTGCTGGACATGGAGGGCAGTGTGCTCCTCCGCCGCCTCGGCAGCTGCTACAGCATCGACGGCCTGCCCGACGACTGCTTTATCGCGCGGCAGGGCTTCGACTACGGCCTGATGGACTCCACCGGCCAGTGGCTCTACCGCGAAAGCATCTTTTCCTCTCCCGGCGACGACTCCGGCGGAGGCTATCTGTATTGA
- a CDS encoding CTP synthase, protein MAKFIFVTGGVVSGLGKGITAASLGRLLKCRGLKVASQKLDPYVNVDPGTMSPLQHGEVFVTDDGTETDLDLGHYERFIDENLNKYSNLTTGKVYWNVLNKERQGAYLGQTVQIIPHITNEIKSYIYNLASSTEADVVITEIGGTTGDIESQPFLEAIRQVGLEQGKENCCFIHVVLVPYISGSDEYKSKPAQHSVKELQGMGVSPDIIILRADGNVGSDIRRKISTFCNVKPECVIENLTMPSLYQCPLMLHTGGLDDVVVRQLHLDVPPADLTEWKEMLSRIATRTKTCTIALVGKYVKLHDAYLSVMESLYHAGFENDSQVEIKWVESEDLPDQAACREAFADVDGIIVPGGFGDRGIEGMIQAAQYARENHVPYFGICLGMQIMVMEFARHVLGYADANSSEFTPEGHHNVIDLMADQQGNIPKGGTMRLGKYPCAVLPGTKMAECYGQSEIWERHRHRYEFNNEYRQEMQDAGLVISGTSPDGRLVETVELPGRDFHLGAQFHPEFKSRPNRAHPLFKGFIAAALKAKKEKMGH, encoded by the coding sequence ATGGCAAAATTTATTTTCGTGACCGGCGGCGTCGTCTCCGGTCTGGGCAAAGGCATCACCGCCGCCTCTCTGGGCCGACTGCTGAAGTGCCGCGGCCTCAAGGTAGCCAGCCAGAAGCTGGACCCCTATGTGAACGTGGACCCGGGCACCATGAGCCCCCTGCAGCACGGCGAGGTCTTCGTCACCGACGACGGCACTGAGACCGACCTCGACCTCGGCCATTACGAACGCTTCATCGACGAGAACCTGAACAAGTACTCGAACCTGACCACCGGCAAGGTGTACTGGAACGTGCTGAACAAGGAGCGTCAGGGCGCTTATCTCGGCCAGACCGTCCAGATCATCCCCCACATCACCAACGAGATCAAGAGCTACATCTACAATCTGGCCTCTTCCACCGAGGCTGATGTGGTCATCACTGAGATCGGCGGCACCACCGGCGACATCGAGAGCCAGCCCTTCCTTGAGGCCATCCGTCAGGTGGGTCTCGAGCAGGGCAAGGAGAACTGCTGCTTCATCCATGTCGTCCTCGTGCCCTACATCTCCGGTTCGGACGAGTACAAGTCCAAGCCCGCACAGCACTCCGTCAAGGAGCTGCAGGGCATGGGCGTCAGCCCCGACATCATCATCCTCCGCGCCGACGGCAACGTGGGCAGCGACATCCGCCGGAAGATCAGCACCTTCTGCAACGTCAAGCCCGAGTGCGTCATCGAGAACCTGACCATGCCCAGCCTCTACCAGTGCCCGCTGATGCTCCACACCGGCGGCTTGGACGATGTGGTGGTCAGGCAGCTCCACCTCGATGTCCCCCCCGCCGACCTCACCGAGTGGAAGGAGATGCTGTCCCGGATCGCCACCCGCACCAAGACCTGCACCATCGCCCTCGTGGGCAAGTACGTCAAGCTGCACGATGCCTATCTGTCGGTCATGGAGAGCCTCTATCACGCCGGCTTTGAGAACGACAGTCAGGTGGAGATCAAGTGGGTCGAGAGCGAGGACCTGCCCGATCAGGCCGCCTGCCGGGAGGCTTTTGCGGACGTGGACGGCATCATCGTGCCCGGCGGCTTCGGCGACCGCGGCATCGAGGGTATGATCCAGGCCGCACAGTATGCCCGTGAGAACCATGTCCCCTACTTCGGCATCTGCCTCGGTATGCAGATCATGGTGATGGAGTTCGCCCGCCACGTTCTGGGCTACGCCGACGCCAATTCCAGTGAGTTCACCCCGGAGGGCCATCACAACGTCATCGACCTGATGGCCGACCAGCAGGGCAACATCCCCAAGGGCGGCACCATGCGTCTGGGCAAGTACCCCTGCGCCGTCCTGCCCGGCACCAAGATGGCCGAGTGCTACGGCCAGAGCGAGATCTGGGAGCGCCACCGCCACCGCTACGAGTTCAACAACGAATACCGTCAGGAGATGCAGGATGCCGGTCTTGTCATCTCGGGCACCAGCCCTGACGGCCGCCTCGTGGAGACCGTTGAGCTGCCGGGCCGCGATTTCCACCTCGGCGCACAGTTCCACCCCGAGTTCAAGAGCCGCCCCAACCGCGCACACCCCCTGTTCAAGGGCTTCATCGCCGCCGCGCTGAAGGCCAAGAAGGAGAAGATGGGGCACTGA
- a CDS encoding RICIN domain-containing protein gives MKSVAQTVIEADRFYTIAAKTGSVIQAVENAKDGGSIRLGKYGHAPEQEWAFVREGDGVYRIRNRASGKLIDLMMTGTANGTWLHLWEDVGGTSQMWKVEPTPAGTVRLRSMWAAGKCIDTVGMGTADGAVLQIWQETAGEDQLWTISEVKDRAKHAPKAEDKPAEAKAEAAVPAAAKTEEKAAPAAKKPAAKKAAPKAEPKTEKKPAAKKSAAKAAEKVAEVKAETAPAKAEEKPAEAAPAAKAAAPAAKAPAAKPARKTAARKKCTKASK, from the coding sequence ATGAAATCTGTGGCACAGACCGTTATCGAAGCAGACCGCTTCTACACCATCGCCGCCAAGACCGGCAGCGTCATTCAGGCTGTGGAGAACGCCAAGGATGGCGGCAGCATCCGTCTGGGCAAGTACGGGCACGCGCCCGAGCAGGAGTGGGCCTTCGTCCGGGAGGGCGATGGCGTCTACCGCATCCGCAACCGCGCCTCCGGCAAGCTCATCGACCTGATGATGACCGGCACCGCCAACGGCACATGGCTGCACCTGTGGGAGGACGTGGGCGGCACGTCCCAGATGTGGAAGGTGGAGCCGACCCCGGCGGGCACCGTCCGTCTGCGCTCCATGTGGGCCGCAGGCAAGTGCATCGACACCGTGGGCATGGGCACCGCCGATGGCGCTGTCCTCCAGATCTGGCAGGAGACGGCTGGTGAGGACCAGCTGTGGACCATCTCGGAGGTAAAGGACCGTGCAAAGCACGCTCCCAAGGCCGAGGACAAGCCCGCTGAGGCCAAGGCTGAGGCCGCTGTCCCCGCCGCCGCAAAGACCGAGGAAAAGGCCGCACCCGCAGCGAAGAAGCCCGCCGCCAAGAAGGCAGCCCCCAAGGCTGAGCCGAAGACCGAAAAGAAGCCTGCGGCCAAGAAGTCCGCTGCCAAGGCCGCTGAAAAGGTTGCCGAGGTCAAGGCAGAGACTGCCCCCGCCAAGGCTGAGGAGAAGCCCGCCGAGGCCGCTCCGGCTGCAAAGGCCGCTGCCCCTGCCGCCAAGGCGCCCGCCGCAAAGCCTGCCCGCAAGACCGCCGCACGGAAGAAGTGCACCAAGGCCAGCAAGTAA
- a CDS encoding ANTAR domain-containing response regulator has translation MGRALIVSAGASSNEYISARLTELGYARPLIVPSAAEARRRMLESDFELIVVNAPLPDEFGHELCTDAVEKTDAGVVFLAKAAVAEQLLTPLSEQGVLLVTKPFSNTFFLQAIHMAAASNHRLLLLRQENQRLQEKLAQVRLVSRAKCCLIELGHMTEAEAHRCIEKKAMDTRRDRTEVAQEILDSYDPAQ, from the coding sequence ATGGGACGTGCCCTGATCGTAAGCGCAGGCGCAAGCTCGAACGAATATATCTCCGCACGCCTGACTGAGCTGGGCTATGCGCGGCCCCTCATCGTGCCCAGCGCGGCGGAGGCGAGGCGGCGGATGCTGGAATCCGACTTCGAACTGATCGTGGTCAACGCGCCTCTGCCGGATGAGTTCGGCCATGAGCTGTGCACCGACGCCGTGGAAAAGACCGACGCGGGCGTGGTGTTTCTGGCCAAAGCCGCTGTCGCCGAGCAGCTTCTGACCCCTCTGAGCGAGCAGGGGGTGCTGCTGGTGACAAAGCCCTTCTCCAACACTTTTTTTCTACAGGCCATCCATATGGCCGCCGCCAGCAACCACCGCCTGCTGCTCCTGCGTCAGGAGAACCAGCGGCTGCAGGAAAAGCTGGCGCAGGTGCGGCTGGTCAGCCGCGCCAAGTGCTGCCTCATCGAGCTGGGTCACATGACCGAGGCCGAGGCGCATCGCTGCATCGAAAAAAAGGCAATGGACACCCGGCGCGACCGCACCGAAGTCGCGCAGGAGATCCTGGACTCCTACGACCCCGCGCAGTGA
- a CDS encoding PstS family phosphate ABC transporter substrate-binding protein, which translates to MKEKISRRSFLQVLGLGLGAAVLTACTPGAADSPVNSPAASVPDPDTTPEPFLTVEEFPRLDGSTACIPLMAQLKADITGMDLLEAQTGITVSTTAYAWENFGLWSRSDSDDYGAQLLIVYEAPEYVKEELAEADAKLEQKAIGRDALVFIVNESNPVQSLTQQQLRDIYAGRITNWKDVGGADAPIVAFQRGVDSGSQTLFKKLLIDKGDGQLMTAPTELAPADMGGLVDRIAEYNNSANAIGFSVYYYIDQMYSKPGLRLLAVDGVTPGNDTIASESYPLCNEFYAVIHGNAAPDSPQRKIYDWLSTDEGRRCIETAGYVACGGAATPPDTTAAS; encoded by the coding sequence ATGAAAGAGAAGATTTCCCGCCGCAGCTTCCTGCAGGTGCTGGGCCTCGGTCTCGGGGCGGCAGTGCTCACCGCCTGCACCCCCGGCGCAGCAGACTCCCCCGTCAACTCTCCGGCGGCGTCTGTCCCCGACCCGGACACCACCCCTGAACCTTTCCTGACCGTGGAGGAGTTTCCCCGCCTCGACGGCTCCACGGCCTGCATCCCTCTGATGGCCCAGCTCAAGGCTGACATCACCGGCATGGACCTGCTCGAAGCTCAGACCGGCATCACCGTCAGCACCACAGCCTATGCGTGGGAGAACTTCGGCCTCTGGTCCCGCAGCGACAGCGACGACTACGGCGCACAGCTGCTCATCGTCTACGAGGCCCCCGAGTACGTTAAGGAAGAGCTGGCCGAGGCCGACGCAAAGCTGGAGCAGAAAGCCATCGGCCGGGACGCGCTGGTCTTCATCGTCAACGAGTCCAACCCCGTCCAAAGCCTGACCCAGCAGCAGCTGCGGGACATCTATGCGGGCCGCATCACCAACTGGAAGGATGTCGGCGGCGCAGACGCCCCCATCGTGGCCTTCCAGCGGGGAGTGGACTCGGGCAGTCAGACCCTTTTCAAAAAGCTGCTCATCGACAAGGGCGATGGCCAGTTGATGACCGCCCCCACCGAGCTGGCTCCCGCCGACATGGGCGGGCTGGTGGACCGCATCGCCGAGTACAACAACTCTGCCAACGCCATCGGTTTCTCCGTCTATTACTACATCGACCAGATGTATTCGAAGCCCGGACTCCGCCTGCTGGCCGTGGATGGTGTGACCCCCGGCAATGACACCATCGCCAGCGAGAGCTACCCCCTGTGCAACGAGTTTTATGCGGTCATCCATGGGAATGCCGCCCCCGACAGCCCCCAGCGGAAGATCTACGACTGGCTGAGCACCGACGAGGGCCGCCGATGCATCGAAACGGCAGGGTATGTGGCCTGCGGCGGAGCGGCTACACCACCAGACACCACAGCGGCGTCGTAA
- a CDS encoding glutamine synthetase family protein, which translates to MSYTTQQDILDFVEDNNVKFVRFAFCDIFGVQKNIAVLASDLPKALEEGVCFDGSSIAGFMHVEESDLVLRPDLSTTTILPWRTAEGRVMQFFCDVEKPDNAPFGGNCRGFLRDINRRFRNLGLSCNVGTECEFYLFENDDHGRPTRIPIDAGGYFDVAPLDAGENLRRDICLTMEQMGLAPQHSHHENGHGQNEIDFHYAGPLRTADNIFLFKQIVRAVAASNGFHSSFLPKPLPDQAGSGLHINFSLSMDGRNLFEGDIAPDSIPGSFMAGILRHSRELTAFTNPLPNSYLRFGCDEAPRYVSWSRQNRSQLIRIPQVRGNNCRMELRSPDPACNPYLAIGLVLAAGLDGIENRMQLSAPVNRNLFIPAEAVGLGLETLPASLEEAVEVAKGSEFLHKFLPDELSRRYYAEALRRCEALKSAADPIEYERVHYFNAI; encoded by the coding sequence ATGAGCTATACGACACAGCAGGACATCCTCGATTTCGTCGAGGACAATAACGTAAAATTTGTCCGCTTCGCGTTCTGTGACATCTTTGGCGTTCAGAAGAACATCGCCGTGCTGGCCAGCGACCTGCCCAAGGCGCTGGAAGAGGGCGTCTGCTTCGACGGCAGCTCCATTGCGGGCTTCATGCATGTGGAGGAGAGCGACCTTGTCCTCCGGCCCGACCTGTCCACCACGACCATCCTGCCCTGGCGCACCGCCGAGGGGCGGGTGATGCAGTTCTTCTGCGACGTGGAAAAGCCGGACAACGCCCCCTTCGGCGGCAACTGCCGCGGCTTCCTGCGGGACATCAACCGCCGGTTCCGAAATCTGGGCCTGAGCTGCAATGTAGGCACCGAGTGCGAGTTCTATCTCTTCGAGAACGACGACCATGGCCGTCCCACCCGCATCCCCATCGACGCAGGCGGCTATTTCGATGTGGCCCCGCTGGATGCAGGCGAGAACCTGCGCCGGGACATCTGCCTGACCATGGAGCAGATGGGCCTTGCGCCCCAGCACAGCCACCACGAGAACGGCCACGGCCAGAACGAGATCGATTTCCACTACGCAGGCCCCCTGCGGACTGCCGACAATATCTTCCTGTTCAAGCAGATCGTCCGGGCCGTGGCCGCCAGCAACGGCTTCCACTCCAGCTTCCTGCCCAAGCCCCTGCCCGATCAGGCCGGCAGCGGACTCCACATCAACTTCTCGCTGTCCATGGATGGCAGGAACCTCTTTGAGGGCGACATCGCCCCCGACAGCATCCCCGGCAGCTTCATGGCGGGCATCCTCCGCCACAGCCGGGAGCTGACGGCCTTCACCAACCCCCTGCCCAACAGCTACCTCCGCTTCGGCTGTGACGAAGCCCCCCGCTATGTGAGCTGGAGCCGCCAGAACCGCAGCCAGCTCATCCGCATCCCGCAGGTGAGGGGCAACAACTGCCGGATGGAGCTGCGCAGCCCCGACCCGGCCTGCAACCCCTACCTCGCCATCGGCCTCGTGCTGGCGGCAGGCCTCGATGGCATCGAGAACCGGATGCAGCTGTCTGCCCCTGTCAACCGCAACCTCTTTATCCCGGCCGAGGCCGTCGGCCTCGGCCTCGAGACCCTGCCCGCCTCGCTGGAAGAGGCCGTGGAGGTGGCCAAGGGCAGCGAGTTCCTGCACAAGTTCCTGCCCGACGAGCTGAGTCGGCGCTACTACGCCGAGGCCCTGCGCCGGTGCGAGGCGCTGAAGAGCGCCGCCGACCCGATCGAATACGAGCGCGTCCACTACTTCAATGCCATCTGA
- a CDS encoding AEC family transporter, whose translation MPEFSTMLSLQAQMLLLLAIGIFLTKKNIITEQGRACLTDLLLFLILPANTIQSFRIEFNAEIFRSTRDILILSIVLQVFYGVICAVCYNRYAVARKAVMQYGTVCSNAGFLGSPLTEGLFGGVGLLLTSVYLIPQRIVMWSMGVSYFMQDDAAASPGGRTRHRAVLRKTLTHPCILAVFVGMALMLTQCQLPAFLGKALQCTSNCNMTMSMLLIGAIIGSCDLHPLLDRDAILYCVIRLFLMPLVVLVGCRAAHVGELTTGVAVVLAGMPMGGTTAILAEKYGADSTFASKCTALSTVLSLITTPLWCLVV comes from the coding sequence GTGCCCGAATTTTCCACCATGCTGAGCCTGCAGGCACAGATGCTGCTGCTGTTGGCCATTGGCATCTTTCTGACGAAGAAGAACATCATCACCGAGCAGGGCCGCGCCTGCCTGACCGACCTGCTGCTCTTTCTCATCCTGCCGGCAAACACCATCCAGTCGTTCCGCATCGAGTTCAATGCGGAGATCTTCCGCAGCACGCGGGACATCCTCATCCTGTCCATCGTGCTGCAGGTGTTTTATGGCGTGATCTGCGCGGTCTGCTACAATCGCTACGCCGTCGCGCGGAAGGCTGTGATGCAGTACGGCACGGTCTGCTCCAACGCGGGCTTTCTGGGAAGTCCGCTGACCGAGGGCCTGTTCGGCGGAGTGGGGCTGCTGCTGACATCCGTTTACCTCATCCCGCAGCGCATCGTAATGTGGTCGATGGGCGTGTCCTATTTCATGCAGGACGATGCAGCCGCCAGCCCCGGGGGAAGGACGCGCCACCGCGCCGTCCTCCGCAAGACCCTGACTCACCCCTGTATTCTGGCGGTGTTCGTGGGCATGGCCCTCATGCTGACCCAATGCCAGCTGCCCGCCTTTCTCGGCAAGGCTCTCCAGTGCACCAGCAACTGCAACATGACCATGTCGATGCTCCTCATCGGGGCCATCATCGGCAGCTGCGACCTCCACCCGCTGCTGGACCGGGACGCCATCCTTTACTGTGTCATCCGGCTGTTCCTGATGCCGCTGGTGGTGCTGGTGGGCTGCCGCGCAGCCCATGTGGGAGAGCTGACCACCGGGGTCGCTGTTGTTCTGGCGGGGATGCCGATGGGCGGCACCACCGCCATCCTTGCCGAGAAGTACGGTGCCGATTCCACGTTCGCCAGCAAGTGTACGGCCCTCTCTACGGTACTGTCCCTCATTACGACGCCGCTGTGGTGTCTGGTGGTGTAG